The DNA window TAGAATAACAATATGCACCAGCATTTTTGAAAGCTAGAATGTCATCTTCACTAATTTCGTTAATTCGTCTGTTATTAGCAAACGTATCCGTTTCACAGATGTAACCTACGACTGAATAAAAACGCTCACGACCATTTGGATTAGAAATATTACTAATTTCATGTTGCGAACCATAAAGCATAGGTCGTATTAAATGATTAAAGCCAGTATCTACTTGAGCAAAAACTGTAGAAGTAGTTTGTTTTACAACATTTACTTTTGTTAAAAAGTATCCAGCTTCGCTCACTAAAAATTTACCTGGTTCAAAGGCTAAAGTTAATGGCTTACCATAATTTTTACAGAACTCATTAAAACGGTTAGATAATTTTTCTCCGAGTTCTTCAACATTGGTTTCAATATCTCCAACTTTGTATGGGACTTTAAATCCTGAGCCAAAATCTATAAATTCTAAGTTTTTAAAGTTTTTAGCAGTATCAAATAAAATTTCGCTTGCATATAAAAACACATCAATATCTAAGATGTCACTACCAGTATGCATGTGAATTCCATTAATAGTCATGTTGGTATTTTCGACAATGCGAAGTAAATGTGGAATTTGATGAATTGAAATTCCAAATTTACTATCAATATGACCTACGGAAATATTAGTATTTCCTCCTGCCATAACATGTGGATTGATGCGAATACACACAGGAGTTTTAGGGTGTTTCGTTCCGAATTGTTCTAAAATAGAAAGGTTGTCAATATTGATTTGAACTCCTAATTCTGCTGCATTTTCTATTTCTTCAAGAGAGACTCCATTAGGTGTAAAAATAATCGCGTCAGGTTTAAAACCAGCTTTGAGTCCGAGTTGTACTTCTTGAATAGAAACAGTATCTAAGCCAGAGCCTAAGCTATTAAATAATTTTAAAACAGAAATATTTGATAACGCTTTTACAGCATAATTTAATTTTAAATGCTTCACCTTACAAAATGCAGACGTTAATCGTTTATACTGAAATTGAATTTTTTCAGCATCATAAACATAAACAGGACTTCCAAAGTCTTTAGCTATCTGTATTAATGTGTTTTGTTCCATTAGATTAAAATTTAAATATGTTACAAATTTACTTGCTTTTACGTCACGAAATGATGGTGATATCATAAAAATACGAGGCTTTTATTAAAGAATTCTGAATAAATATTATCTCTTTAAAAATATTGGTAAAAACTTTAAGTATGTTTATTTTTGTAGATGAATAAAGACACTTCGAATGCATATTCGGAGCTAACAATAAATTTCAAGACCAAATGGATTTACACGAATATCAAGGAAAAGAATTATTAAACAGTTTTGGCGTACGTATTCAGCGAGGTATCGTTGCACAAAATGCTGATGAAGCAGTTGCAGCAGCTAAGAAATTAACTGAAGATACTGGTACAGGTTGGCACGTAATTAAAGCTCAAGTTCACGCAGGAGGACGTGGAAAAGGTGGTGGAGTTAAGCTTGCTAAAAATTTAGATGAAGTAAAAACAATTGCTGGGCAAATAATAGGAATGGATTTGGTTACACCTCAAACTTCTGCAGATGGGAAGCGAGTACATCAAGTGTTAGTCACTGAAGATGTGTATTATCCTGGAGATTCTGAACCAGAAGAATATTATATGTCTGTTTTATTAAATAGAGGCAATGGTCGTAACATGATTATGTATTCTACTGAAGGTGGAATGGATATTGAAACTGTTGCTGAGGAAACACCTCATTTAATTTTTAATGAAGAAATTGATCCAGC is part of the Psychroserpens ponticola genome and encodes:
- the lysA gene encoding diaminopimelate decarboxylase, translating into MEQNTLIQIAKDFGSPVYVYDAEKIQFQYKRLTSAFCKVKHLKLNYAVKALSNISVLKLFNSLGSGLDTVSIQEVQLGLKAGFKPDAIIFTPNGVSLEEIENAAELGVQINIDNLSILEQFGTKHPKTPVCIRINPHVMAGGNTNISVGHIDSKFGISIHQIPHLLRIVENTNMTINGIHMHTGSDILDIDVFLYASEILFDTAKNFKNLEFIDFGSGFKVPYKVGDIETNVEELGEKLSNRFNEFCKNYGKPLTLAFEPGKFLVSEAGYFLTKVNVVKQTTSTVFAQVDTGFNHLIRPMLYGSQHEISNISNPNGRERFYSVVGYICETDTFANNRRINEISEDDILAFKNAGAYCYSMASNYNSRYRPAEVLWHNNSAYLIRKRETFDDILNNQIEITL